The sequence agtaacaataagttgtattttatttattatataatgaatagattttaaaatattctaatcaatatgaaaacatgtaattattttcaaattatatttttatagtaaaaatgaaatattaatttagtttattcaactagttatgaataaaatattattttacttattcgaaaatttgttgatagattttattcaaagcaattttctttgaataattttatttctccaaaaaaaaagaaaaatatttaaatattcaacaaaaaattttagaatacttttttattcatagaaattttctttgaataattttatttgtgaaaataaagtcaaatattttaacaacaaatttttgaacaattttataaaaaaatatttttgtttgtgaaaatgagctcggacgataaagatttttcttccgaggattatgaaaaagatccttcgtttgctataaataaacaaaaacaatgctcaaaaaaaattcaacgaTATTTTGAACGTCTAATTTCACTTGCAGGGTTATTAAATAGTCCTACGAGGAATGCCATGTAAGACGATCTTTTTGAAcaactagttactttaaaaacagtttttaaaaataattcatgaattttgttcttcacaatttaaattaataataaacctccaattgaaaccattaatctgtgtccatattctagtgataatcaatgattaagtagtagtttttaaaaataaaatattagataTCAGAGAACTAGGGTTCCAattacccggaatttttccattcctaaactaagaaaaaacaagttaaatctaaaaaaaatttgtaattcgtttcgaaaataactttttcaactcagaatgcaatcagaagatattttacagcagtattattgtgaaataaatatattctttaacatttattagaattatttctattcagtaatttttggaaaaataaaattatttgtttcaaatttgtgagaaataaaaatatttctaaagttttattagaattatttctattcaatcattttttgtttgaataattttagttttttgtgttttgtttgaataaatattccaaagaaattagttgattttatttgtatctaaatgaaataaatttaaattttattcaactttgttttatttgaatatataaaattttactattttctaaaaaaaatatcaatataatttaattaaactaatataaaatgattttatttataatttatttggttttaaaaatatataaatatgcataaatttaactgtaaatattattaataaattagacaaatactttatttaactaataaataatttggaaaataaatatttataattggaaacaaaaactaaaataatataaaaaatatttatattttgtattttattcacaagttacagctatgTTTTAAACGAACCAGTTCCGTGACATATGAAAATATGACatatcaattaattttaaacaaatctggTGAAAAATACTGCCatataattttaatcaaatgacCAGAATACAAAATATCCAAAACAGAGCATGTGCGTTTTGGTTAGTTCCGTGACCTAACACTGCTTAAAAGATGTAATTTTAAGACCTCCTTGGATATCACCATGTTATAGTGACATGTCCCATTTATATGAAGTGTCCGTTCTATCATTTTGGAACTAGTCAAGTGACAAATTTTGTGTTAGTTCTCTTCCTCCTAGAGAAACTACAGATTAGCTTTGATTTACACATACAATGTTTACTTACTAGATCTAAAACTACAATATGAGTATTTCAAgataaaaatatgaaacaaatctTTGATTAATCTCTGCAATTACTTTTTCGTCCTCGTTCAGAAATGGCGTGATCCTAAATTGGTCTGGAATCCTCAGAGTTATGGCAACATTAGTCATATACCTATAAGTCAAAGATACATATGGGTGCCCGATATGGAATTCTACAACAATGCTCCcgataaatttattcgaatgaatCGTAATGGCTTTGTAACGGTCAAAAATGATGGTGTTGTTTTCTGGAGTGATTCCATAGAAGTTAATGTATTTTGTAGTGCCGACATGAAAAATTGGCCACATGATGAACACAAGTGCACAATAAGCTTAGGTTCGTGGACATTTGATGGCTTGGAACTGGACATTATGCATTTTGAACCGAATTCAAGTATGTCTTTTAGGTCCATTGATATGAAAAATatggaatataaaataaagcatTACAATGCATCCCACACCAGTAAATATTACTCCTGTTGTCTACAACCGTATGTAACTATGGACTATAATATAACCTTTGAGAGACAATCATCATATGTGGTAATATTTCGTATTCCTGCTTTAATTGTAATACTGTTCACACTAATAACTTTGAGAATGGAGCCGAACAGAACGGAAAAATTATGGTTAAATGGTTTATCGTTAATACTTATATCATggcaattgatatattttgccaagaatattgcacattttcatGGAACCCCCTATATAGGTAGATAacttattttattgataatttgatactgacttaaaaatatatatatatgtatgtgtatgctTCTATATTTCCAGTCATCTTCTTTAGTACAAGTCTCGTTATGGTCACCATGACCCAACTTTTGGCTGTGTTTTCTCTCTTTGCTGTCCGTTCAAGTTTTAAATGGTATTTACCATATTTTAtagaaagatttttaaatttttcctttaCCTTGCATTTGGTACCGattgaatccaaaaataacgcTCATGCGGAAATAAATGGTCAATTTGAGGAGGTGAAATTGGACGATACTTCCAGTTTAATTGATCGCAATTTATCGACGAATGATTGGTTAAGATTtgctaaaatattaaatattttagcatTTATATCGTTTAGTTTTGTATTCTTAGTTTTAGCATCAGTATGTTTCGTATAACAATTAAATACAATCACTaacatattattaaatatttacatacatatatacataaatacgaactttaaaattaaaatatgtacattagggtggccccgtttgtatggagaaaaaataaggtatcgatgttcccgcctaaaatgaaaatttgattcattctaagactacgttttgaaattttttcgtcctggggtcaatatttggcgagctggatcaaaggataaaaaggtccttttttgaggttttttacattttttccatatttcttccaaaggaagtatatgtaaatttggtatcatatgaaaggtctttgagagacgcattgaattagttaaaagaaatttaaaaaaaaaaaattttaattaaaaaattttaaaaattttcgccaaaattttagttttttttaattttttcatagaatttattcaaatacatagatgaaatttcttgatcataaacatcatgtaatttcaccgaaatggtttttctcgttttttaaaattcaatccagttcaatgtttattcaaatttgtttaaacctaatttcatccctatctgacaatctctgtactcaattcatagtatatgtatgggcatcaaaataactcaaattttataagctttccatcgatgtataaattcttatacttttcttttgttacactacgaatatttaaatttaagctaaaatatttactatacatcgcgctataatgattattttaatgttattcctttggaatgttgttgttaattttaagtaacatgtgaaaaactgcttaacagatagggatgaaattgggtttaaacaaatttgaataaacattgaactggactgaattttaaaaaacgagaaaaaccatttcggtgaaattacatgatgtttctgatcaagaaatttcatctatgtatttgaataaattctatgaaaaaattaaaaaaaactaaaattttgtcgaaaatttttaaaattttttaattaaaattttttttttttaaatttcttttaaccagttgaatgcgtctctcaaagacctttcatatgataccaaatttacatatacttcctttggaagaaatatggaaaaaatgtaaaaaacctcaaaaaaggacctttttatccttcgatccagctcgccaaatattgaccccaggacgaaaaaaattcaaaacgtagtcttagaatgaattaaattttcattttaggtgggaacatccgcaacttaaattttggggcaaccctaatgtacatacattagGTCCAATGTTAgtgcaaattttttattaacaggTAAGTATTGTGGACAACGATTCAggacttttttctttcatttatcATTTCCAGTCCAGTACCGATTCCAACTGATAACGactcaaaatattttcatttatcgaagaattttatatagaatatattcacttgaaaaactatttttttagtgaaaacaaaTCTTGTGCGTAAaataattgttgaaaaaaaatgttagtgaAAAAAGAATTCcagttaaaatatatgtatgtctcCCGACTTAGTAATCGAGATATACAGCTgcggttaaaaaaataattatccgTTAGATATTTGTAAATAGGTCAAACTAAGACTGTGAAacaattagggtttttatcccgggaattcccggtacaaatttcccgggaattttgccaatttttcactacccgattcccgggatttttagtcgggaatcccgggaattaaaaactgacgaaaatacatagaaaacaagttagaactctatttttttcaccaaaaaacagtgaaaagtattttacagttttttgcttatatctcggtaataatagaccgcttattattatttatttggggtttttcgtatgaaaatttaaaaaaagaattcattatttatagaatttatttcttattgaatcattctaatttctttaaatttcttcttcaaatccatatctaaatagcttaaaaaatttattaaattcttcttcaattcaaatctaggcttaagacaattttttcaattaattttgtaaatgatttgatttaacaaaaatttaatcattaaaagtttg comes from Calliphora vicina chromosome 2, idCalVici1.1, whole genome shotgun sequence and encodes:
- the LOC135951018 gene encoding acetylcholine receptor subunit alpha-type acr-16-like, whose protein sequence is MLWLILNLILISTLKLSTAEKIYPANEARDALLKDILNNYHPSARPAHANETIMIFVNIDIQHFDFREKDGAFHLVGLLQVKWRDPKLVWNPQSYGNISHIPISQRYIWVPDMEFYNNAPDKFIRMNRNGFVTVKNDGVVFWSDSIEVNVFCSADMKNWPHDEHKCTISLGSWTFDGLELDIMHFEPNSSMSFRSIDMKNMEYKIKHYNASHTSKYYSCCLQPYVTMDYNITFERQSSYVVIFRIPALIVILFTLITLRMEPNRTEKLWLNGLSLILISWQLIYFAKNIAHFHGTPYIVIFFSTSLVMVTMTQLLAVFSLFAVRSSFKWYLPYFIERFLNFSFTLHLVPIESKNNAHAEINGQFEEVKLDDTSSLIDRNLSTNDWLRFAKILNILAFISFSFVFLVLASVCFV